One genomic window of Salvia miltiorrhiza cultivar Shanhuang (shh) chromosome 4, IMPLAD_Smil_shh, whole genome shotgun sequence includes the following:
- the LOC131020691 gene encoding gibberellin 20 oxidase 2-like: MSFSVLQHQSHIPSQFIWPDDERPGAETPPPLDVPPVDLGGFLSGDPEAVANAARLIDQACRSHGFFLLVNHGIDAALIDRVHAATTSFFAMPLADKERAHRKPGEPCGYASSFTDRFSSKLPWKETLSFRYSADPNLAGIVQTYFSQTMGEDYKAFGRVVEEYCSEMSGVCLKVMEVLGISLGVGADWFREFFKGNDSIMRLNYYPACQEAHAALGTGPHCDPTSLTILHQDQVAGLQVFVDQQWHSITPNPHAFVVNIGDTFMALSNGIYKGCLHRAVVNGAAARKSLAFFLCPKTDRIVRPPPQLGGARLYPDFTWAALLEFTQKHYRADAKTLDAFVAWLQRDS; this comes from the exons ATGTCCTTCTCCGTCCTCCAACACCAATCCCACATCCCTTCCCAGTTCATCTGGCCCGACGACGAGAGGCCGGGCGCGGAGACGCCCCCGCCTCTCGACGTGCCTCCCGTTGACCTCGGGGGATTCCTGTCGGGGGACCCCGAGGCCGTGGCCAATGCGGCCCGCCTCATCGACCAGGCGTGCCGCAGCCACGGCTTCTTCCTCCTCGTCAACCACGGCATCGACGCGGCCCTCATCGACCGGGTCCACGCCGCGACCACCTCCTTCTTCGCCATGCCGCTCGCCGACAAGGAAAGGGCCCACCGGAAACCCGGCGAGCCCTGCGGCTACGCGAGCAGCTTCACCGACAGATTCTCCTCCAAGCTGCCGTGGAAGGAAACGCTGTCGTTTCGCTACAGCGCCGACCCCAACCTCGCCGGCATTGTCCAGACCTACTTCTCCCAGACTATGGGGGAAGACTACAAAGCCTTTGG GAGGGTGGTGGAGGAGTATTGCTCGGAGATGAGCGGCGTGTGTTTGAAGGTGATGGAGGTTTTAGGCATAAGCTTGGGAGTGGGAGCGGATTGGTTCCGAGAGTTCTTCAAAGGAAACGATTCGATAATGAGATTAAACTATTACCCGGCGTGTCAGGAGGCGCATGCGGCGCTGGGCACCGGGCCCCACTGCGACCCCACCTCCCTCACCATTCTGCACCAGGACCAAGTCGCCGGCCTCCAGGTCTTCGTTGATCAACAATGGCATTCCATCACTCCCAACCCACACGCCTTTGTCGTCAACATTGGTGACACCTTCATG GCGCTGTCGAATGGGATCTACAAGGGGTGCCTGCACAGGGCGGTGGTGAACGGGGCGGCGGCGCGGAAGTCGCTGGCATTCTTTTTGTGTCCGAAGACGGACAGGATCGTGAGGCCGCCGCCGCAGCTGGGCGGCGCGAGGCTGTATCCGGACTTCACGTGGGCGGCGCTGCTGGAGTTCACGCAGAAGCACTACCGCGCCGACGCCAAGACGCTCGACGCCTTCGTCGCGTGGCTGCAACGCGattcttaa